The following proteins are encoded in a genomic region of Amycolatopsis sulphurea:
- a CDS encoding spirocyclase AveC family protein, translating into MSGSPVGMSRVGLPEGVDARRRMPAPVAVWAGIGVMFLAVEVWVLTRWIINGGLHLVPGHGAISPAHKAVLWVWQIFLVVAFCATAWHAARTSRRDGHLSVFAAFFIGYFTSFWLTPIFNYQDQVFLPSPHGLNVSSWARYIPGWHGPNLDQQVESVITATGFAVALSLYWVYVALFVLRRFVRSRPRWGVVRTLAATVLAAIITNTILDSHFMLFELDYWPMPTNLALFAGTPNQMPWYETLGPSIFVGLPGAFMIYRAQESNTEVHFLRGSERLSLRLLAGIGFAQLCMFLYVSWNAISAGWQL; encoded by the coding sequence ATGAGCGGCAGTCCCGTCGGCATGTCTCGAGTGGGCCTGCCTGAAGGCGTGGACGCACGCCGGCGCATGCCCGCACCGGTAGCCGTCTGGGCCGGGATCGGCGTCATGTTCCTCGCCGTCGAGGTGTGGGTGCTGACACGCTGGATCATCAACGGAGGCCTCCACCTGGTACCCGGCCACGGCGCAATATCACCAGCCCACAAAGCAGTCTTGTGGGTATGGCAGATTTTCCTCGTGGTAGCATTCTGCGCGACTGCCTGGCACGCGGCGCGCACCTCCCGCCGCGACGGACACCTCAGCGTGTTCGCAGCATTTTTCATCGGGTACTTCACCAGCTTCTGGCTGACACCGATATTCAACTATCAAGATCAAGTTTTCCTGCCCTCGCCCCATGGCCTCAATGTGAGCAGCTGGGCACGCTACATCCCTGGCTGGCATGGACCCAACCTGGACCAGCAAGTCGAATCGGTTATTACTGCCACCGGGTTCGCTGTTGCTCTCTCGCTCTACTGGGTCTATGTCGCGCTCTTCGTTCTCCGGCGCTTTGTCCGCAGCAGGCCCCGCTGGGGAGTCGTCAGGACATTGGCTGCGACCGTACTTGCCGCAATCATCACCAACACCATCCTCGACTCACATTTTATGTTGTTTGAATTGGACTATTGGCCCATGCCCACGAACCTGGCACTGTTCGCGGGAACACCTAATCAAATGCCCTGGTATGAAACCTTGGGGCCTTCCATATTCGTAGGGCTACCGGGTGCATTCATGATCTACCGGGCACAGGAAAGTAACACTGAAGTACATTTCTTGCGGGGCAGCGAGCGCTTGTCACTGAGACTGCTCGCCGGGATCGGATTCGCCCAACTGTGCATGTTCCTCTATGTTTCCTGGAACGCGATTTCTGCGGGCTGGCAGTTGTGA
- a CDS encoding PEP/pyruvate-binding domain-containing protein produces MTVVWLDGRPSLDRGLLGGKALGLNTMLGLGLPVPPAFTVTTRACRDYHHGGRRMPAALEAELWAGIGRLERATGRRFGSAEHPLRVSVRSGAAHSMPGMLDTVLDLGGADPTQARGRLTAAVAAVFDSWCSPRAQIYRREHAIPDDGGTAVTVQAMVSGDTDDESGTGVLFTCNPMTGRPEPYGEWLPRARGDDLVAGRRTPQPVDLLARHLPRAHTQLLAAGRSLEQVARWPQDIEFTVERGRLWLLQTRDAQCAPVAAVRIAVTLWRAGLIDVSHALQRVGPRRLAELGRHRSATPAAGVPLCRGVPASPGVASGTVVTDPEHARRRADAGHDIVLARPRTDPGDVPAMFAARAVLTEVGGATSHAAIVCRELNLPCVVGCGPGTLTPLQGRQVTVDGDTGAIFPGMLPGPRTGDETDPDVALFRTWAHHAPETVADKEADA; encoded by the coding sequence ATGACGGTGGTGTGGCTGGACGGACGACCGAGTCTGGACCGCGGCCTGCTCGGGGGCAAAGCCCTGGGGCTCAACACCATGCTCGGCCTGGGGTTGCCGGTGCCGCCGGCGTTCACCGTGACTACCCGGGCCTGCCGCGACTACCATCACGGCGGGCGCCGGATGCCGGCCGCGCTCGAAGCCGAGTTGTGGGCCGGGATCGGCCGGCTGGAACGGGCGACCGGCAGGCGGTTCGGATCGGCCGAGCATCCCTTACGGGTTTCGGTGCGCTCCGGCGCCGCCCACAGCATGCCCGGGATGCTGGACACCGTCCTCGATCTCGGTGGCGCGGACCCCACCCAGGCACGGGGACGCCTGACCGCGGCCGTGGCTGCGGTGTTCGACTCCTGGTGCTCACCCCGCGCGCAGATCTACCGGCGCGAGCACGCGATCCCCGACGACGGCGGCACCGCCGTGACGGTGCAGGCCATGGTGTCCGGGGACACGGACGACGAGTCCGGGACCGGGGTCCTGTTCACCTGCAACCCCATGACCGGCCGGCCCGAGCCGTACGGGGAGTGGCTGCCCCGCGCCCGCGGTGACGACCTGGTCGCCGGGCGGCGCACGCCCCAGCCGGTGGACCTGCTGGCCCGGCACTTGCCGCGGGCGCACACCCAGCTGCTCGCGGCAGGCCGGAGTCTGGAACAGGTCGCCCGCTGGCCGCAGGACATCGAATTCACCGTGGAACGCGGACGGTTGTGGTTGCTGCAGACCCGCGACGCCCAGTGCGCGCCCGTGGCGGCGGTGCGTATCGCCGTGACATTGTGGCGCGCCGGCTTGATCGACGTCAGCCACGCACTGCAGCGGGTCGGGCCTCGCCGGCTCGCCGAACTCGGCCGGCACCGTTCGGCGACTCCGGCCGCAGGCGTGCCACTGTGCCGCGGCGTGCCCGCGAGCCCCGGGGTCGCTTCAGGAACGGTTGTCACCGACCCTGAGCACGCTCGGCGGCGGGCAGACGCCGGGCACGACATCGTCCTCGCCCGGCCCCGTACCGATCCGGGTGACGTACCGGCCATGTTCGCCGCGCGCGCCGTGCTCACCGAGGTCGGTGGAGCCACCTCACACGCGGCGATCGTCTGCCGCGAACTCAACCTGCCCTGCGTGGTCGGCTGCGGCCCCGGCACCCTCACCCCGTTGCAGGGCCGGCAAGTCACCGTCGACGGCGACACCGGCGCCATCTTCCCCGGCATGCTGCCCGGGCCGCGCACCGGCGACGAGACCGACCCCGACGTCGCCCTGTTCCGCACCTGGGCTCACCACGCACCGGAAACCGTGGCGGACAAGGAGGCCGACGCGTGA